The Thermoanaerobacterium thermosaccharolyticum DSM 571 region GTGGAAAACTAGGTGTGCCAGAAGAAATTATGGAAGAAGCATTAAATAATTGTGATGGAGAATGGAGAAAATTTTTGTATTTAGTTCTTCGGAAAGATGAAAGGCTAATTACTTTACAAAATATGCTGGAGAGGGAGCCTTGTTATTTGGCAAAAGTCTCAAAAGAATTATTTGAGGAGAAAGAAGATAAAGAACAATGTTTAGCAGCTTTAGTATATTTAGCTAATAATGCTAAGATGGGAATTAGTGACCAACCATTGCTTCCTGCTCGGTATCACTTGTTTATAAGAGCTCTTGAAGGAGGATTTATTTCCTTATTACCTCAAAAACGTGTTTTTTTGAAAAGGCGAGAATGGGTTGCAGATGAAAAGGGAGAAGAATATCAAGTTTTTGAAATTGCTACTTGTTCGCGATGCAATGCAATCTATTTAGTAGGTGAAATAAAAGAGAGGAATGGTATAAAATTTTTAAGGCAGCCAGGTAATTGTTTTTATGAAGATGATAATAACTTAGTGTATTTTTTGCTTTCAGAAGATAGGGAAATTGTGCCTGACAATGAAGACGAGCTTGTTTTAGCAGGCAAAGAAATGAGTTCTAAAGTAGAAGAATATGTTCTTTGTGGCAAATGTGGAGCTATTAAAGCTGCCAATGAGATAAGAGAATTTTGTGAATGTGGAGAGAAATATAAAATTCGTGTGATAAAAAGTCCTAGTAAAAATGGGATTTTGCATAAATGTCCTGCCTGTGGAACTATTAATACTACTGGTTCAGTTGCTAGGCGTTTTATTCTAGGGCATGAAGCTGCTACAAGTGTTTTAGCCACTGCTCTCTATCAACAAATACCTGATAGAAAAGAAGAAAAAGAAAATCTTGAAATAGAAGATAGTGAATGGAGCACAAATAGTAGTGATGAAAGTTTTCTTGTTACAAGCAATCGGCGTATGCTCATTTTTTCTGACAGTCGTCAAGATGCGGCTTTCTTTTCTACTTACCTGCAAACTTCTTATAATCAAATTTTACAACGACGTTTGATTATCATGGCCTTAGAAAAATACAAGGAGAAAGTAATAAAAAATGAATGGAGAGTAGAAGATTTAGTTGAGTTTCTTAAAAGAATGATGAAGGAATTAAATATTTTTCCTGATTTAAGTTTTCAGCAGTTAGAAGAGGAAGCTTGGAAGTGGGTACTATACGAATTTTTGGGTCGTGGAGGAGATACAAGTTTAGAAGCTTTAGGACTTTTAGGGTTTGAACCGGTTTTGCCTGAGAATTGGCGCCCTCCTAAGGCATTAGTTAGTAGTTATTGGAATTTTAGCGAAGAAGAAGCGGTTAAAGTTATTATGATTTTATTAGATAGTATGAGAAGGAATGGTGCTATTTGCTTTCCTGACAGTATCAATCCACAGGATGAATTTTTTAAGCCGTTAAATAGAGAGTTTTATTTTAAAAGAGATTCAAAAGAAACTGGAAAAGTGTATAGCTGGGTTCCAGCAAGTGCTGGGAAAAATAATTCGCGGTTGGATTTCTTAATGCGTTTAGCTGTTGCGAAAGGCAAGAAAATGGATCAGGAAGAGGTAAAAGATTTTTTGGTAAATATATGGGATAGATTGCTAATATCGGACAAGTCGCCATGGAGGAAATATTTTTCTGGAAGTCCTCAAGAAGGATATCGTCTGAATTTGGGGTATTGGAGATTGGTTCCATCGGTTATTGATAAATCTGTTAAGTGGTATAGGTGTACTAAATGTAATAAGTTATGGCTTCATAATGTGGAAGGAGTTTGCCCAACTTATCGTTGTGATGGGCAATTGATGGAATGTAATCCAGAAGAAGAATTAAAGGATCATCACTATAAAAAACTTTATTTTGATATTTTACCTTTGACGTTGAAAACAAGTGAACATACTGCTCAACTTACTACTGAATCAGCAGCAGAAGTCCAAAAGAGATTTTATGATGGAGAGATAAATATTTTAAGTTGTTCTACAACTTTTGAATTGGGAGTAGATGTTGGGGATTTGGAAATAGTCTTTATGCGCAATGTGCCTCCAACTCCAGCCAATTATGTACAAAGAGCTGGTCGGGCTGGTAGAAAAACCAGTTCAACAGCTTTTGTGCTTACTTTTGCTCAAAGGCGTTCTCATGATTTTTCGCATTTTATTAATCCTTTAGGAATTGTTAATGGTAAGATTCAAACACCTCATCTTGAGATTACAAATGAAAAAATTATAAAAAGACATGTATATGCGGTGGCTTTGGCGTTATTTTGGAGGCATAATCCAGAGTATTTTGGGGAAGTTAGAAATTTTTTCAGAAAAGGAGAAGAATCAGCTGCCACCCTTATAAAAGATTTTCTTAATAAAAGACCTACTGAGTTGAAAGATAGTCTTATAAGAATAGTGCCAGAAAGTATGCATGAGGAAATTGGCATTGAAGATTGGAGTTGGGTGGAAGGATTATTAGGAGAAGATGGGGTATTGAGAAAAGCGGAAAGGCATTTAATGAATGATATAGAAGAATTGGAAGCGATAGAAGAAGAGTATAGCAAAAGAAAAAAGTATGAACAAGCTTCCAATGTTAGACGGGTAATTAATACCCTAGAAAGACGCTATATAATTGACTTTTTATCACAGAACAATGTTATACCTAAATATGGTTTTCCTGTGGATGTAGTAGAATTAAAGATAAATCATCATGGAGATGAAGCTAAGGGGCTTGAGTTAACAAGAGATTTGAAGGTAGCCCTATCTGAGTATGCTCCTGAGAGCCAAGTAATAGCAGGCGGCAAACTGTGGACTAGCAAGTATATTAAGAAATTGCCTGATAGAGAGCCTATAAAATATAATTATGCAATTTGTGATTATTGTGGGTGTTATTACAGTGATATTGCTAACAAAGAAAAAGAATTTGATGTTTGTATTTTTTGCGGAAATAAGATTGGCCGTAATCGCGGTACTTTTATTACTCCAGAATTTGGTTTTGTAGCTGGGCCTCCGCAGAAGCCTACTTTGATAAAGCCACAAAGAACTTACACTACTCGCAAGTATTTTGCCCAAGAGGAGAAAATTGAGAAAAAACTTGAATTTGACCTAAATGGGATTAACGTAGAGATAGAGGCGGGTAATGGAAGGTTGGTTGTTATAAATAGTGCTGGAAAAAAGGGTTTTATAGTTTGTGAAAGTTGTGGTTATGCAGAGATTTACAATGGCAAACCTTTATCTTCTCATAAAACTGAATTTGGAAAGGAGTGCAAAGGTAAAGGGATTTCTTATCGGTATTCGTTGGGATATGAATTTAAAACAGATATATTTTCTTTAAAATTTATAGGGTATCATGACAGTAGAAAGGGATTTTGGGAATCGTTATTGTACGGTTTAATAGAAGGAGCTTGCAGAGCGTTAGAGATTGAAAGACGGGATATTGATGGCACTTTATATTCTTATAATGGTGATCCAACTAGTCCTGCCATAGTTTTATTTGACGATGTGCCTGGTGGAGCCGGTCAGGTTAAAAGAATCGCCAAAGAAGAAAATTTTAAGAAAGTACTTAAAGAAACGTTAGATTTAGTTTCAAGTTGTGAATGTGGAGGAGAGGAAGGAGATTCAAGCTGCTATAGCTGTTTGCGTAACTATACAAACCAGTATTGTCATGATGTGCTAAAAAGAAGATACGTGATAGAATTCGTTTTTGAACTTTTAAAGTAGTTGTTTTACCATGTCTATAATGATACCCTATAGGACCATACAAAATATCTATAAAGTCTGTGTTTAATCGTTATGTATTCCAAGTTATACTATTATGGCCTTGTCATAAAAACCAATGCTTAACAGTTTAAAAAAGGTAAGTGTGCATTATCATGAACACAGATTATGGTATGATAAGATTGAAGAGAATTGAAGGCGATTATTATGGATGAGATAACCAATGATTGGCATAGTGATTTTTATACAGCTATCAGAGAGATTTTTAAAAATGAAAAAGATAAAATTGATATAATACAAGAACAGTACCTATCAAAAGAACCGCTGCGGATAGATGTGATAATAGTCAAGAAGAATGACGACTATGGTATTGACAAACAAATAGCGAGAATCTTTAAAAAGTATAACATCATAGAATACAAATCACCAGAAGATTATCTATCAATAGACGATTATTTTAAAGGTTTGGGTTACGCATATATTTACAAATCCATGATGAATGATTATGAGAAGACCAATAAAAAGGTTGATGGCATAAAAATAGAAGAAGTGACGTTAAGTTTTGTGAGTAATTCCTATCCACGAAAATTAACTAAATTTCTGAAAGAATGCGACAGAGATATAGAAAAAGCTGTGATGGTATATATTATATAAAAGGCGAATGGATATCAATACAGTTAGTGGTATTAAAAGAGCTGAAGGATTTAAAAGAGAATTATCCTATAATATTATTAAGCGAGAACGTATATTTTGGAGAAACATTCGAAGAATTACTAAAAAGCATAAATGGCGTAAAAGATAAGGATGAGAAGATAAGGTTATTGGAAGCGGCTTTTAGGGTAAATATGAAGAAAGCTGTGGAGGTGTATAAAATGTACAGTGATATAGTGAATGAAGAGACCCAGGAGTATATAATAAAGACATAAAAAGAGGCTAATCTCAAAATATATACGGAAAAGGAATTAAAAGAAAGAGAAGAAAAAGGTATTGAAAAGGTCATAAGCAAAACCTTAATAAGGCTTTTAACGAGAAAGTTTGGAGACATTTCTTCTGACTACAAAAAGAAGATAAAAAATGCCAATGAACATACATTAACCAAAATAGTTGATCACATATTTGAGATTAATAAGATAGAAGATTTGGATGAGTATTTAAAGTAATATGTATTCCACCTTAATTTTGTGGTAGTTATTTTTTATTTATTAATTAGTTATCGTGTTTTTTACAAACTACAGCGAGGAGGGTTTAAGTTGAAAGAAGAATTAAAACTCACTGAGGAAGAAATTGAAAGGTTATTAAAAGAAAAAACAGAGATTTGGGAAACAATGCAGGCAAAAAATGCTGAGGAATATTATTATAATGAGATATTTCCATTGGTAGTGGATAAGTTTCGCTTAAGTATCAGCGATGAAATTCAAGGCAAGTACGAAAATCTAATATTGTCTTTAGGGATGTCTTTTGAACCACTAGTTTTGACTATTACGGCATTAAAACCCAAAAGGGTATTGTTTTTATATACAGAGGATTCTTTGAAAAATTTGGATGAAGTAATAAAATGGACAAACTTGTTGCCATCACAATATACAGCGGAAGAGATAGTTAAAGATGATCCCGTCGATATTTATCGGGTGCTAAAAAAAGTATATGTAGATAGGTGGGGTTGTCCTGACAAAACCGCTATTGATTTTACAGGCGGTACCAAGTCAATGTCTGCTGGCATAGCTATGGCAGGGGCTTATTTTAAAATAGATTTGGTTTATGTTGCTAGTGATTATAACAACAAAATGAGAAAGCCAAAACCAGGGACAGAAAAATTGAAGTTCGTGGAAGATCCTTATCACGTTTTTGGAGATTTGGAAAAAGATAAAGCCATAGCGCTTTTCAATAAAAATGAATTTGTATCGGCATATAATATTTTCTCGGACTTAGAAGATAGGGTTGCCGATAGAGATTATACATTTTATAAATTATTATCTAATATTTATCGATTGTGGGATTGCTTATTTTTTGATGAGTGTATTAGAGAATTCGAAAAATTATTCAATACCATGAAAGCCTGGAAATACGTTGAGAAAGATTTAGCAGCGTATAAATACTATGATACTTTATTTAATCAGTATAAACTTATCAAACCACTAGAATCAGTTAATTTAAATGATAAAAATGAAGAATGGAAATATATCACAAATAAAGATCTATATACGCCCATTATTTTTTCAATATATACCAATGCTTTAAGGAGAAGCGATGAAGGTAAGTACGATGTGGCAATCTTACTCCTATATCGTATTTTAGAACTGATGGCTCAGGTTAGGTTAGCAAAATATGGGTTTAATGTCTCATCCCCTGATTATTCGTTTTTTTCTGTTGGTGAACAGGAGTTATTATCGAGAATGAATGAAAATATCAAGTCCTTTAAGAATTTCAAAACTTATACGGAACTACCTCAAAATAGTATGGCATTGTTTGATGCTTATGTTTTAATAAAAGCTATTGAGGATGAATTGATGGAAGGTATAAATATTGGTTTAATATACTCCAATGTGCAGCTAAGAAACAAATCCATCTTTACTCATGGGTTCGGAATGCTATCAAATAAAGATTTTGATAAGATTCGTAAAACAGTAAAAAGAATTTTTACCAGCTTTTATGAAATAGAGGGTATAGATTTTTAAAATGTGTGTAATGACTATAAATTTATAAAGCTAAATGAATAAGTCTAAAGCAAGGGGATGGGAAAGATGTGTGAGTTGAGAATACTCTGCAAAGTAATAACACCAATGGTCATGACTGGTTCAAACGGAAAGGATGTGGAATTAAGGCCTTCGGAATTCAAAGGAATGATGCGATTTTGGTGGAGAGCAACAAAAGCAGAAAATGATCTTAATGAATTAAAGAAGAAGGAAGTAGAGCTTTTTGGTAAAATCGAGAGAAAAAGCAATTTTGGAATAAGAGTTGTTCCATGTGAAGTTATGAAGATTGAAGAAGCAAATATCTTGCCTCATAAAAAAAATGGTTATAAAAAAAATGCTATTAGTTCTAATTATATTTTTGAAGTAATTTTATCTTGTCCGGACGATAAGCAACTTCAGCTCTGTAAAAATATTTTTATTTTGTCTACAATTTTGGGTGGCTATGGGAGAAGGTCAAGGAGAGGGTTTGGTAGCGTCAGAGCCGTTTCAATAAATGATATACCCTTAGAGCAAACCATTGATCTAAGTTATATTGCTAGTTTGTTAAACAACAGTATAGAATCCAATGTATACACAATCACCAGAAATAAAATTGTTAGTGGTAAAAGAGGAGGAAATTATCCATGGATAAAAGAAATTGTACTTGGTAAAAAAACAAAAGATATTAATAAATTGCTGAAAAAAAT contains the following coding sequences:
- the cmr1 gene encoding type III-B CRISPR module RAMP protein Cmr1, with the protein product MCELRILCKVITPMVMTGSNGKDVELRPSEFKGMMRFWWRATKAENDLNELKKKEVELFGKIERKSNFGIRVVPCEVMKIEEANILPHKKNGYKKNAISSNYIFEVILSCPDDKQLQLCKNIFILSTILGGYGRRSRRGFGSVRAVSINDIPLEQTIDLSYIASLLNNSIESNVYTITRNKIVSGKRGGNYPWIKEIVLGKKTKDINKLLKKISQAAHDFYNYRDLSLGNIKPRMSSPIYVSIIKEYDNYIPIVTTLNSYYSKDKNYKWDFNKQNSFIQRVIS
- a CDS encoding TIGR02710 family CRISPR-associated CARF protein, with amino-acid sequence MKEELKLTEEEIERLLKEKTEIWETMQAKNAEEYYYNEIFPLVVDKFRLSISDEIQGKYENLILSLGMSFEPLVLTITALKPKRVLFLYTEDSLKNLDEVIKWTNLLPSQYTAEEIVKDDPVDIYRVLKKVYVDRWGCPDKTAIDFTGGTKSMSAGIAMAGAYFKIDLVYVASDYNNKMRKPKPGTEKLKFVEDPYHVFGDLEKDKAIALFNKNEFVSAYNIFSDLEDRVADRDYTFYKLLSNIYRLWDCLFFDECIREFEKLFNTMKAWKYVEKDLAAYKYYDTLFNQYKLIKPLESVNLNDKNEEWKYITNKDLYTPIIFSIYTNALRRSDEGKYDVAILLLYRILELMAQVRLAKYGFNVSSPDYSFFSVGEQELLSRMNENIKSFKNFKTYTELPQNSMALFDAYVLIKAIEDELMEGINIGLIYSNVQLRNKSIFTHGFGMLSNKDFDKIRKTVKRIFTSFYEIEGIDF
- a CDS encoding DEAD/DEAH box helicase; translated protein: MTRLDPIKTTEAVVNRYLDYLTTTFSFNNVDLKEQFKRELKEFEGFVKGPILEATPPFETGKSILNLIEEGILSYEFQKLSTSELPIDRNLYVHQEIAIRKLIENKRNLIVATGTGSGKTETFLVPILNHLFRQKEKGELGPGVRALLLYPMNALANDQLKRLRRLLKNYPDVTFGSYTGETEFEERRAVERFKKMNPNEELLPNEILSREKMHESPPHILLTNYAMLEYLLLRPEDNVFFDGEYAAQWKFIVIDEIHIYTGAKGIELAMLLKRLKDRVVKSQRGVLQCIGTSATLVENREKDFQEVTEFAERLFDEKFEWIEDDFTRQDVVTGKKKSLVVSKESWGKPKGLLYLKWADIIDGEEKEKISLLVKEGGKLGVPEEIMEEALNNCDGEWRKFLYLVLRKDERLITLQNMLEREPCYLAKVSKELFEEKEDKEQCLAALVYLANNAKMGISDQPLLPARYHLFIRALEGGFISLLPQKRVFLKRREWVADEKGEEYQVFEIATCSRCNAIYLVGEIKERNGIKFLRQPGNCFYEDDNNLVYFLLSEDREIVPDNEDELVLAGKEMSSKVEEYVLCGKCGAIKAANEIREFCECGEKYKIRVIKSPSKNGILHKCPACGTINTTGSVARRFILGHEAATSVLATALYQQIPDRKEEKENLEIEDSEWSTNSSDESFLVTSNRRMLIFSDSRQDAAFFSTYLQTSYNQILQRRLIIMALEKYKEKVIKNEWRVEDLVEFLKRMMKELNIFPDLSFQQLEEEAWKWVLYEFLGRGGDTSLEALGLLGFEPVLPENWRPPKALVSSYWNFSEEEAVKVIMILLDSMRRNGAICFPDSINPQDEFFKPLNREFYFKRDSKETGKVYSWVPASAGKNNSRLDFLMRLAVAKGKKMDQEEVKDFLVNIWDRLLISDKSPWRKYFSGSPQEGYRLNLGYWRLVPSVIDKSVKWYRCTKCNKLWLHNVEGVCPTYRCDGQLMECNPEEELKDHHYKKLYFDILPLTLKTSEHTAQLTTESAAEVQKRFYDGEINILSCSTTFELGVDVGDLEIVFMRNVPPTPANYVQRAGRAGRKTSSTAFVLTFAQRRSHDFSHFINPLGIVNGKIQTPHLEITNEKIIKRHVYAVALALFWRHNPEYFGEVRNFFRKGEESAATLIKDFLNKRPTELKDSLIRIVPESMHEEIGIEDWSWVEGLLGEDGVLRKAERHLMNDIEELEAIEEEYSKRKKYEQASNVRRVINTLERRYIIDFLSQNNVIPKYGFPVDVVELKINHHGDEAKGLELTRDLKVALSEYAPESQVIAGGKLWTSKYIKKLPDREPIKYNYAICDYCGCYYSDIANKEKEFDVCIFCGNKIGRNRGTFITPEFGFVAGPPQKPTLIKPQRTYTTRKYFAQEEKIEKKLEFDLNGINVEIEAGNGRLVVINSAGKKGFIVCESCGYAEIYNGKPLSSHKTEFGKECKGKGISYRYSLGYEFKTDIFSLKFIGYHDSRKGFWESLLYGLIEGACRALEIERRDIDGTLYSYNGDPTSPAIVLFDDVPGGAGQVKRIAKEENFKKVLKETLDLVSSCECGGEEGDSSCYSCLRNYTNQYCHDVLKRRYVIEFVFELLK